In Paenibacillus sp. FSL M7-0420, a single genomic region encodes these proteins:
- a CDS encoding HD-GYP domain-containing protein: MRVHVMDLKPGDHLRMDTFSSRGLHVLPKGSRLQLEEIAKLIQHGVDYVDIETVQEEPAPSSRTSIIQAAASSFDTTIDGFESLYMEALSKGSFNQSVVDDILQPTLSTLDKHKDVVTLLLLLDREDNYTYNHSLQVGMLSYYLASWLGYSKTECYEIGRAGYLIDIGKCRISPAILNKPGKLTPDEYEEIKLHTVYGYEIIQNSMNDPFTALVALQHHEREDGSGYPKQLTKTDIHPYAQIAAVADIYSAMTTHRVYQSKQELISVLREINSLSFGKLNGKPVQAFINHLMPNFIGKRVLLSTGDMGVIVMNNPLDVFRPLVQSEGKFLDLSRERTIAVVEIYME, encoded by the coding sequence TTGAGAGTACACGTGATGGATCTTAAACCGGGTGATCATCTGCGGATGGATACCTTCAGCTCCCGCGGGCTGCATGTACTCCCTAAGGGATCACGGCTGCAACTGGAGGAAATCGCCAAGCTGATACAGCACGGCGTTGATTATGTAGATATTGAAACGGTACAGGAAGAGCCTGCCCCTTCCAGCCGCACCTCAATCATTCAGGCAGCAGCCAGCAGCTTCGATACCACGATTGACGGTTTTGAGTCTCTATATATGGAAGCGCTCAGCAAAGGCAGCTTCAATCAGTCCGTAGTGGACGATATTCTGCAGCCGACCTTGTCCACGCTGGACAAACATAAGGACGTAGTAACACTCCTGCTGCTGCTGGACCGGGAAGATAATTATACCTACAACCATTCCCTGCAGGTAGGCATGCTCTCCTATTATCTTGCCTCTTGGCTTGGATATTCCAAGACAGAATGCTATGAGATCGGGCGTGCGGGATACCTGATCGATATCGGCAAATGCCGCATCTCCCCCGCGATTCTGAACAAGCCCGGCAAGTTAACCCCTGATGAATACGAAGAGATCAAATTACATACGGTTTACGGGTACGAAATCATACAGAATTCCATGAACGATCCTTTCACAGCTCTGGTTGCCCTGCAGCATCATGAACGCGAGGACGGCTCCGGTTATCCCAAGCAGCTGACCAAGACAGACATTCATCCTTACGCCCAGATTGCAGCCGTTGCGGATATTTACAGCGCCATGACCACTCACCGGGTCTACCAGTCCAAGCAGGAGCTGATTTCCGTTCTGCGTGAGATCAACTCCCTCAGCTTCGGGAAGCTGAACGGCAAACCGGTTCAGGCCTTCATCAATCACCTGATGCCGAACTTTATCGGCAAGCGCGTTCTGCTGAGCACCGGTGATATGGGTGTTATCGTGATGAACAACCCGCTGGATGTCTTCCGTCCGCTTGTACAGAGCGAAGGCAAGTTCCTTGACCTGTCCCGCGAACGCACAATTGCCGTCGTTGAGATTTACATGGAGTAG
- a CDS encoding MoaD/ThiS family protein yields the protein MHISIRLFAGLAEIIGSSTLVFHAHESPVTAGRLKELLSASYPDAAPQIGVSLVAVDQEYAPDDTDITEGSEVAFIPPVSGG from the coding sequence ATGCATATCTCCATCCGGCTGTTCGCCGGTCTGGCCGAAATCATCGGCTCCTCCACGCTGGTCTTCCACGCCCATGAGTCCCCTGTGACAGCAGGCCGGCTGAAGGAACTCCTCTCCGCCTCCTATCCTGACGCCGCGCCGCAGATCGGTGTATCCCTGGTAGCCGTTGATCAGGAATATGCGCCCGATGATACGGATATTACCGAAGGCTCAGAGGTGGCCTTCATTCCGCCCGTGTCCGGCGGTTAA